The Blastomonas sp. SL216 DNA window CCTCAGTGGTGAATCAACACCTCCACTTTGGCACATAGATGCCGTCGGGGGGCGTCCACCCCATCAGGTTTTGGCGTCCTGCACCGTGCAAGCGGACGCCGTGCAGTCCTAAGCTACAACGTCCGCAGTCCGCAAATCTCATCCGAAAGCTACCAGGCAGCTTCCGCCCCATTGCGGACGTTCAAATTGGCGTTCCGACAATCTGAAGCGGCCGTTTGCTCAGCGAGACCTGTCCCGATTCTCAATTTCCGCGCGGCCATGCCGCGAAAGAACAATCGTGAACGGGTTTGGGAAAGCCGAACCTTCTAAAGGCCTCAGGCGGATCGCCGAGTTCCCCTCCCCGCTAGCGGTTTGTTTGTGGAAACGGCCCGGCGGATATGTGATGTTTAAAAGCCCGGCTCAGAGACGATTTGGTCCCTGCTACACGCGATCCATCCCAACCGGGTCGCCCAGAGGAACTGGCTGTGTCTTGTCAGGCGCATGTTGACCATGATGCACGCAGCCCTAGTCGTTCACTTCGCGGCAGGTATAGGCGCCCTCGCCACTGGAGCCATGAGCCTGATTGGCATCAAGGGGTCCGCTCGCCATCGACGATGGGGTAGGCGGTTCAGCGTATGCATGATGGGGGTGCTGGCGTCCGCGGCGCTTCTGACTGTTCTGGCTCTCAATCCGTATTTCGCCGCTCTGACGCTTTCCGCCACGCTCGGCGTATTCTCAGGTATCCGGGTGCTGCGTCGCAAGCGGCCGGACCGGGAGGCGACCGACAGGGCAACTGCGCTGGACTGGGCGGTAACGGTCACGCTGTTGGCGCTTTCGTTCGCGCTTCTGACCTATACGGCAGCTGGCGGTGTCCAACACCGACAGCCATTTATCTATGCGCTGACGGGTGCGACGATCCTTTATGCGGGGTATGATGTGCTGCGCTTCCTGCGTCCTGCAGAGTGGCCATTCTTCCCAAGACTTTGGCTTTATGAGCACATGGTTAAAATGCTAGGCGCCTTTGCCGCGGTCCTTTCGGCATTCAGCGGCAGCGTCCTCACCTTCATTCCCATACCCGATCCCTGGAAGCAATTGTGGCCGACCATCCTGTTCTACCTAATCACCATCATGATGATCGCGCGGAACGCGAGGCGACCGGTGATGCCGGTGCAGGGGAGCGAATAGCGGCCGGTGTGGCAATCGGGGCGTGCCTCTATATTTTGGCCGTGTCGGGTGCGTGCACTGTTCTACGTATGGCTCATCCTTCCCTGCATTTGACGACAGCGCTGATTTGGCAGGCATCGTCCTTTGGCACCTGGATACCGGTTGCCTGGCTGCTGTCCCGCCTGACTCAATCGAGACGCTGCGATGAGCGCATCGTCGCGGGCGCACTTACGCTGGGGCTGGTCGTGATCCCATTGCAGGCCACGGTGACGGCCCTGCTCGATGCCAGCTTCTCGCCGACGTCGGTTCTGCCATTAGTCAGTCGGTGGACCACCCAATTGCCGGTGAGTACCGCGCTTTATACCGGCGTGATGGCGATCGTCGCCGCACTCGCTTGGAGAAGAAGAGCAGCGGCCGAGCAGGCCCGCAATGCCAGAATGCAACAGGCCCTTGCACGCGCCAGGACGGCAGCATCGCGGGCTTCAGCAAAGCTGGGCGTACAAGCCGCCTCCTTGCTCGTCTCTGAGGGTAGCCGCCAGGTTCCTGTCGATCTCAATCGGGCCGAGTGGTTCGGCTCCGCAGCGAACTACGTTGTCGTGAACTGGGAGGGACGCGAAGGCCTCGTTCGCAGGACGCTGCGATCGATAGAAGAGGAACTGGATGCGGCGATATTCGCCAGATGTCATCGTACAGCCATCGTGAACCTGGCAATGGTGCTGCATGCAACTTTGCTTTCTGACGGAACGTGGCGCCTGACGATGCAAAGCGGATCGGAAGTCGCCGTTAGCAGAACATATCGGGACGTCATCCTCGATCGCCTCGGTGCCGCAAAGGCGTGATAACAGCCCCTTTTCTGTATGACGCTATTCTCGAACACCGTTCCTTTGAAGAAAGGCCGGACCGTTAAGCGGCGCTGCTAACGCCATCTGCGTTCCCTATCGCGGCCGTTCCGCTATTCACCCGACTGCGCAATCATATCGGCTCTGGGCACAACTCGAAAGCAGCCATTGGACGTGGGACGTGCCGCTGGACCGAGGTGCCCGGACGGATACCTCGTTGCCCCCAGATCTGTCCCCTATTTTTCGAGACTTTGCGACACCACTCGGAAAAAAAACAAGATTCCAGCTGGGGGCAGAATAGCTCGAAACCCGCATAAAATCGAGGATTTGCAACGATTTGGGAAAGTGCACTGATGCCGCTCATGTGCATTTCTCCCGACTCGCTGCATTGAAACTTCAGACTTGCCGGAAAGGCGACGCGATCATGCCCTTGAATGTATATCGGTAAATGCCCTGCCATGATAGCCCCTCGAAGTGATCGAAGCTGAGAACTTGCTTCAGTTTCTGGTGGGGCCAGGACGCGCAGTCAATCTTACTGGAAACCATAATACTCGCTCAGACAATGATTGTATAGCCCGCGAGCTTCCACTGACCGTCAACGTCAAGGTGAAATGAAATTATTTCCTCCATTGCTACTCCGCTGCTTCCATTTGTAACCAACT harbors:
- a CDS encoding LytTR family DNA-binding domain-containing protein; this translates as MTTALIWQASSFGTWIPVAWLLSRLTQSRRCDERIVAGALTLGLVVIPLQATVTALLDASFSPTSVLPLVSRWTTQLPVSTALYTGVMAIVAALAWRRRAAAEQARNARMQQALARARTAASRASAKLGVQAASLLVSEGSRQVPVDLNRAEWFGSAANYVVVNWEGREGLVRRTLRSIEEELDAAIFARCHRTAIVNLAMVLHATLLSDGTWRLTMQSGSEVAVSRTYRDVILDRLGAAKA